A single Paenibacillus kribbensis DNA region contains:
- a CDS encoding response regulator transcription factor, which produces MNKLCNILIVDDEILVRQGIKHHLSWEKYGFRIVGEASNGKEALALIETLRPHIVITDIVMPIMDGEELTRIVKQNYPEIEVIVLSSYGEFNYVRSTFQQGVADYILKPKLDTDELLQVLQRTARKIPSIQYQADAGDNPITMDHVIEKLISGYSIDYDTELLKQTFPYTRFALIGMEQAAQQGTGRSYSASDLFSRLTDRVAAACEQIVLRLLPSDAHAAVVLANLDPREADSWMAAVREVAQETKQADPQIGWAVSHLFDDFNRISEVYQDELPKLLSYRFYFPETALLMEDELPQPVQVNSSFNLKQFTEEMKREHFDAAFQDLRSYVAAMSRNYNSTAFEFKSLLGNIVFNITILLGNQGYDMKELDAAKYSYFKTINDAPHVHEAVRLLETFLEEANRQIMAKTQQGGSASMKKLLEYIEEHHAETLNLTTLGQYFHFNPSYLSSYFTTHHTEGFSEYLNKIRVEKAAELLRSGIMPISDISSTVGYSDPSYFTKVFKKVTGYSPSQYRREHLH; this is translated from the coding sequence ATGAATAAGCTATGCAACATTTTGATTGTGGATGATGAGATATTGGTACGGCAAGGAATCAAGCACCATTTATCGTGGGAAAAGTACGGATTTCGGATTGTAGGCGAAGCCTCCAACGGGAAAGAAGCGCTGGCGCTGATTGAAACCTTGCGCCCTCATATTGTCATCACGGATATCGTGATGCCAATCATGGACGGTGAGGAGCTGACGCGTATCGTTAAACAGAACTATCCGGAGATCGAAGTCATTGTGCTCAGCAGCTACGGCGAGTTTAATTACGTGCGCTCCACCTTTCAGCAAGGGGTTGCTGACTATATTTTAAAGCCCAAGCTGGACACGGATGAGCTGCTGCAAGTCCTTCAGCGGACGGCTCGCAAAATTCCATCCATTCAATATCAGGCAGATGCCGGAGATAATCCAATTACGATGGATCATGTGATCGAAAAGCTCATTTCCGGCTATAGCATAGACTATGACACTGAACTGCTGAAGCAGACATTTCCATATACGCGTTTTGCGCTTATAGGTATGGAGCAAGCCGCACAGCAGGGTACAGGCCGCTCCTACTCTGCCTCAGACCTATTTTCCAGGCTTACGGATCGGGTGGCAGCTGCCTGTGAACAAATCGTACTCCGACTATTGCCGTCCGATGCCCATGCGGCTGTAGTTTTAGCCAATCTTGATCCGCGGGAGGCAGACTCCTGGATGGCCGCGGTCAGAGAGGTGGCTCAGGAGACGAAGCAAGCCGATCCACAGATAGGCTGGGCGGTCAGCCACTTGTTTGATGACTTTAATCGAATAAGTGAGGTCTATCAGGATGAATTGCCGAAGCTGCTCAGCTATCGCTTTTATTTCCCGGAAACAGCGCTGCTGATGGAAGATGAGCTCCCACAACCTGTTCAAGTGAACAGCTCGTTTAACTTGAAGCAATTCACAGAGGAGATGAAACGCGAGCATTTTGATGCAGCTTTTCAGGACTTGAGATCCTATGTAGCAGCCATGTCACGCAACTATAACTCTACTGCTTTTGAATTTAAATCGCTTCTCGGGAATATTGTGTTCAACATTACCATTTTACTTGGGAATCAGGGATATGATATGAAAGAGCTGGATGCAGCAAAATATTCCTATTTCAAAACGATTAATGACGCGCCTCACGTACATGAAGCTGTGCGATTGCTGGAGACCTTTTTAGAGGAAGCAAACAGGCAAATCATGGCTAAAACGCAGCAAGGCGGCAGCGCAAGCATGAAAAAACTGCTGGAATATATTGAGGAGCACCATGCTGAAACACTCAATTTGACGACACTTGGACAATATTTTCATTTTAACCCTTCCTATTTGTCCAGCTATTTTACAACCCATCATACAGAGGGTTTCAGTGAGTATCTGAACAAAATTCGCGTGGAGAAGGCCGCTGAACTGCTGCGGTCGGGTATCATGCCCATTTCCGATATTAGCAGCACTGTCGGCTATTCAGACCCTAGCTATTTTACCAAAGTGTTCAAAAAGGTGACGGGGTACTCACCCAGTCAATACCGCCGGGAACATCTCCATTAG